CCGGGGTCGCCAATTCGCTGCGCCTCGTCGAGGATCAGCCCGAGCCGGCTGCCGAGGAGGGCTCGATCCTGGTCGAGGCGCTGGCGGTCGGGATCTGCGGCACCGACCACGAGATCATCGCCGGGGAGTACGGCGAGGCGCCGCCGGGTGCGGACCGCCTGGTCATCGGGCACGAGTCGTTGGGTCGGGTCCTGGAGGACCCGACCGGCACCCTGCAACCCGGTGACCTGGTGGCCGGCGTGGTTCGGTATCCGGACCCGGTGCCCTGCTCCAACTGCGCGGTCGGCGAGTGGGACATGTGCCGCAACGGGCAGTTCACCGAGCACGGCATCAAGGGGCTGGCCGGCTTCGCGCGCGACCGGTGGCGGCTTCCACCCCGGTTCGCGGTCGGGCTCGACCCGGCGCTGTCACAGGTCGGCGTGCTGCTCGAACCGACCAGCGTCGTCGCCAAGGCGTGGGACCACATCGAACGGATCGGGCACCGGGCCGAGTGGCAACCCCGGACGGTCCTGGTGACCGGGGCCGGGCCGATCGGTCTGCTGGCCGCACTGCTCGCCACCCAGCGTGGGCTCGCCGTCCACGTGTTGGACCGGGCGACCGAGGGCCCGAAGCCGGAGCTGGTCGCCGCACTCGGCGCCACCTATCACTCGGTGCCGGTCAACGAGCTGCCCTTCGAGCCGGACGTGGTGGTCGAGTGCACCGGCGCACCGACGGTGGTCCTCGACGTCATGTGCAAGGCGGCCCCGACCGGGATCGTCTGCCTGGCCGGGGTGTCCAGCGGCGGCCGGAGCATCGACTTCGACGCCGGTGCGCTCAACCGGGCCCTGGTCCTGGAGAACAACGTGGTGTTCGGCTCGGTGAACGCCAACCGCCGGCACTGGGATCTCGCCGCCGATGCGCTCACCCGCGCCGACCAGGGCTGGCTCGGCTCGCTGATCACCCGGCGGGTGCCGGTGGAGGCGTACGCCGACGCGTACACCGCCGGACCGGACGACATCAAGGTGGTGTTGGAGTTCGCGTCCTGAGCGACGCCCCGCCCGATCAGATGCCCGGCAGCCGGCCGTTCCGGAACAGGTCGACGAAAAGCTGGTGGTCCTGCCGGGCGCGCACCCCGTACGCGTGCGCGAAGTCCACCAGGTGGGCGACGAACCCCGGCTCGTCGGTGTCCACCGCCGCGACGATCGCCTCCTCGGTGGAGTAGTCCACCAGGTCGTGGCTGGACTCGTCGTCGGCGACCGAGTGCATCCGGGCCACCGCCCGGCCGAGGTCGACGAGAACCCCGGTCAGCTCCTCCGGCTCGTTAACGTCCGACCAGTCCAGGTCAGCGGCGTACGGGGAGACCTCGGCGACGAGCTGACCGGCCCCGTTCAGCTCGGTGAAGCCCAGCCACGGGTCGGCGTGCGCCTGCAACGCCCGCTGCGACTCGGCGGTCCGGTGACCCTGGTGCTGGAAGTAGCCGCGGACCGACTCGTCGGTGACGTACCGCGCCACAGCCGGCACCTGCGCCTGCTTCATGTAGATGACGACGTCGTTCTCCAGGGCCTGGGTGTGCCCCTCCAGCAGCAGGTTGTACGACGGCAGCCCGGCCGACCCGATGCCCACCCCCTTGCGCAACACCACGTCCTTGATCCGCGCGGCGACGGGCCGGAGCTGCATGGAGGCGGTGGGCAGGGTGCCCAGGTAGTCCTGGAACGCGGCCCGAACCATGTCCCGGGTGGCGTCGTCGATCTCGAAGACCCCGTCACCGATGGAGAAGCGTCGCTCGTAGTTGTCGATGGTGGTCTGCGCGGCGAGCAGGTCGACGCGGGTGTTGAGGCGGGCCTGCTGGAGCACCCGGCGCAACACCCCGTCGGCGTTGTCGAGGGTGATCGAGCCGATCGCGTCGTCACCGCCGGCGGCGATGGCCCGCAGCTCGGTCAGGTACGACCGGGCGAAGCCGGCCACCAGATCCCCGATCGCCGTGTCGGAGAGCGCCTTGCCGTAGCCGAGCAGCGCCACACTGGCCGCGAGCCGCCGCAGGTCCCAGGTGAACGGCCCGACGTACGCCTCGTCGAAGTCGTTGACGTTGAACACCAGTTGCCCGGAGGCGTTCATGTAGGTGCCGAAGTTCTCCGCGTGCAGGTCACCGTGGATCCACACCCGGCTGGTCCGCTCGTCCAGGAACCGGTCGTCGGCGAAGTCGCCGAGTTGATCGGCGTAGAACAGCGCGGCGCTGCCCCGGTAGAAGGCGAACGGTGACGCGGCCATCTTGCGGAACTTGCGGCGGAAGGCGGCCGGGTCGATCGCCATCGACGCGCCGAACTCCTCGGTGAGCACGTCGACGATGTGGGCGGACCGCTGGTCCACTGAGCTGCTCATAGTGCGCAGGCTAGTGCGGCGGGTCCACAACGGGGTGGCGAAAGGGACATCCATCGATCATGCTGTCTGGCGTCACGGCGCGGGGGCCCGGACACCACGGTCACGTCGGTCGATCGAGCCGCTGCTTTCGAGCGGGCGGCAGCTCCCTCGCCGGGCGTCGACCATGGAGGACCAGATACACATGTTTCGAAAAACGGGGACCCTGCTCACCGCCGCCCTGCTCGGCCTGACCGCAACGATCGGCTGGGCCGGACCGGCCGCTGCCGCACCATCGGCCTCGGCCGACGCCCCCACGTTCTCGCTGGGCCGGCTGGTGCTCGAGCCGACCGAACGCGGCTACCGGGGCAGCCTTCGAGTGACCATCACCAACAACAGCGACAGCACGCAGGGGTTCTACTTCCGGATCCGTGAGGCGGTGGCGGGCTCCTTCTCCGGGGGCGTGGAGTCACGCTGCGAATCGGACGGCGTGGAGGAGGGGCGGTTGGTCCGCACCTGCGCCCTGCCGCGTGGCAATGACCTGGCCCCCGGTGAGTCCCGCAGGGCAACTGTCGAATTCCAGGTGCTGACCACCCCCCGCAGCTACCCGATGATCGCAGCGGGCGGCTTGGTCACCGCCTACTCGTACGAGACCGGATCGCTGGGCACCGTTCCGTTCAGCGCGCAGTTCCGGTCCCTCGACGGCAAGCTGGCCCGCCCCCAGACGTACGTGCAGGACACCCAGGCGAACGCGTCCGTCGAGCTGGCCGGCCCGGTGACCGACGGCCCCGAGAACACCCGGCGGGTGCCGCTGCTGATCCGGTACGCCGGTGACGCTCCGAACCTCGCCCACTCGGTCACCGTCTCGGCGCTGCCCGCAGGGTCGACGATCCTCTTCATCGAACCCTTGGACGGTCCGGTGTACGGCCCACAGGTCTTCGTGCCGGGTGGGCAGATGATGCAAGGCGAGGAGCGCGCCCTCGCTCTGTTCATCAGTCGGCCGACCGACCCGGCGGACGAGTCGGCCCCGATCGCACTGGAGCTGTCGACCCACTGGACGGAAACGACCACCGACGTCGACCCGAGCGACAACACCGTCACGTTCAGCCTGGCCTTGCCGACCAGCTGACCTACCCGCGGCCGGCCGCCGCCCGGACCAGCTCCGGGTGGCGGCTGATCGCCCTCAGCTCGCGGTGGGTGGGCGTACCGGCGGGGCGGTGAGGGAGTCGACGGAGCGTGGGGCGGAGGCTTCCCGGGGCGGGGCGTCCAGCGGCGCGGCCAGCACATCCCGTTGCGGCACACCCCCGATGCCGGACTGCTCGGCGGCGATCTTCTCCTGCAGGCGCAGGATGCCGTGCAGCAGCGCCTCCGGCCGGGGCGGGCAGCCGGGCACGTACACGTCGACCGGGATGAGCTGGTCGACGCCCTTCGTCACCGAGTACGAATCCCAGTAGGGGCCGCCGCAGTTGGAGCAGGCACCGAAGGAAATGACGTACTTCGGCTCCGGCATCTGGTCGTAGAGCCGCTTGATCGCCGGCGCCATCTTGTCGGTCACCGTCCCGGAGACCACCATGAGGTCGGCCTGCCGGGGGCCGTGAGCGAACGGAATCACGCCAAGCCGGATGAAGTCGTGCCGACCCATGCTGGTGGCGATGAACTCGATCGCGCAGCAGGCCAGACCGAAGTTGAACACCCAGAGCGAGTAGCGCCGCCCCCAGTTCAGCACGAACCGGATCGGCTCACCGAGCACTGCCGGCAACTGCACGACCGCCCCCCTCCTGTCCCCCACCAGACAGTCAACCACAGCGTCCCGCTGCAACCCCGAGGCCCGTTCAGGACTTCTATCGGGGTACGGCGCGCCGACAACGGCCGCCGACAACGGGGACCACGGGAGGAACCACGATGAACACTCGTACCGGACGGCGGGCAGGCGTGCTGCTCGGCTCGACGCTGGCCGTACTGACCGCGATGCCGGCCACCGCCGCGTTGGCGTCCACTCACGCGCCGGCCTCGGTCTCGGCGGGCCGGCTGGTGCTGGAGCCGACCGAGGGCGGTTACCAGGGCACCCTGCCGGTGACGATCACCAACCGCAGCCGAATCGCCGAGTACTACAGCATCCAGGTCCTCGAGCCGGTCGCCGGTTCCTTCGACGGGCTACGGCCGACCGGTGCCTGCGTCAACGGCGGTCGCGTGGAGAACCGGCGGGTGATGGCGTGCGGGGTGGACGGGCCAGACCTCAAGCCGGGCGAGCGGCGCACGCTAAGCGTCACCTTCGAGGTCCGGACCGCTCCCCGGTCGTACGCGATGATCGCCAAGGGCGGCCGGGTCGAGGTCGTGCCGGGTCACACCCAGCAGGTGGCCGACGGCGCGAACTTCACCGCCCGGTTCCGGGGCACCGACGGATCGCTGCGCAACCCGCGACCGTACGTCCAGGACACCTCGGCGAACGCCTCGCTGACCGCCGGCACTGACGCGCTCACCCTGACCCGGCAGGCCGACGGGACGTACGCGGGCCGGCTGCCGGTGACCGTGCGGTACGCCGGCGACGCCCCGCACGACTACCTGGCGGTGCGGGCGGCCCTGCCCGCCGGGGTGGAGATCGCCGGCACCGATCCGCAGGACTCGCCGAGCTTCGGCGAGTTCTTCGACGTGCCGGGCGGCCGGATGAACGCCGGCGAGGTGCGCACGTTCGCCGTGCTGTTCCGCGCGCCGACCGAGACCGTCGTCGGCGACCTCGGGGCCGTCGAACTGACCCTGAGCACCCGGTACGGCGCCGACGAGGTGGCCGACGCCTCGCCGGCCGACAACAGCCTCCAGGTCACGCTGAGCGCTTCCGACAACAGCTGATCGGGCGGTGCGTCGCCGGCCGGCACGGAGGGGTTCCGGCCGGCGACGCCACTCGGGGGCGTACGGCTCGGCGGTGTGGCTGCAACCCCCGCCTGAATGGCAAGTGTGACGACCGCTTCGGGCACGGGACCCGACGGCAAACGGGGAGGGGCAGTGACAGCGATGACGGGAGCCCGCGCCAACGAGCCGCCGGGTGCGACTGCCGCGGCGACCGGGGAGCACGCGGCGACGGTGAGCTTCGACGACTTCTACCACGCGCACTTCCGCAACGTGACCACCCAGCTCGGCGCCTACATGGGCGATCTCTCGCAGGCCCAGGACCTCGCGCAGGAGGCGTTCTGCCGCGCTCTGGCCCGGTGGGACCGGCTGGCCCGGTATGACGATCCGGTCGCCTGGGTCCGTCAGGTCGCCTGGAACCTGGCCCGGAGCCGCTGGCGGCGGCTCCGGACCGCGCGCAACCACCTGCTGCGGCAACGGCGGACGGAGGCTGCGATGGCCGGTCCGACGCCCGATCGAGTGGCGATCGACGCCGCACTGGCCCGGCTGCCCGCCAACCACCGACGGGCCGTCATCCTGCACTACCTCGCCGACCTGTCGGTCAACGAGATCGCCAGTCAGGAGGGGGTGGCCGAGGGCACGGTCAAATCCTGGCTGCACCGCGGCCGGCTGGCGCTGGCAGGGCTGCTCGACGAGAGCATCGAGGGGGTGGGCAATGTCTGACATCGACCCGCGGCTACGGGACAGGTTCGCCGCGTACCGCACCGAGACGATCGCCCGGATCACCGGTCCGGGACCTGACCAGGCCCGGCGTACCCTTCGTCGACGCCGCCGGACGACGGTGGTGGCCGTGGCGGCGGCGGCGATCGCCCTGGCGGTCGCACCCATCGTCGCCAACGCCGCACTGCGTGACGACGGGTCGGTGCCGGCACCGGCGGAGACCGGCGAGCCGACCACCACGCCGACCAGTGATCCCGCACCGACGCCCTCCGTCCCGCTCGCGCCCAGCACCACCACGACCACGAGCCCGGCCGCGCCGGACGGCCGGATCAGTCGGGCGCAGTTGCTCGGCACGCCGGTGACCCTGCCCGCGTGGCGGGCCGGACGGGGCTGCCCGACCTCGGCCGTACGGATCACCGCCGACGACCGCGAGGGCGCCAACTGGCTCTTGGCGCTCGACCACGGCGACGTCGACGGGGACGGGGCGGTGGAGACGGTGGCGCTCGTGCAATGCGTGCTCGGCAGCGGCGGGCCGATGCAGGTGGTCGCCTTCGACCGGGACGAGAAGGGGAAGCTCGTCACGCTCGGTCGCGTGGTCGCGACCACCATCGACAAGCCGCAGTGGCTGTTCACACTTGATGTGGCGGACAACGGCACGGTGCGGGTGCAGGTCGGCGACATCGCACCCGGCGGCGGCTGGCGGAGCGAGTGGTCGCAGCGACAATGGCGGGGCTACCGCTGGAAGGGCGACGCCTTCGCGCAGGTCTCCGGGCCGACGAGCTTCGGCACCAACAAGCACGACGTCAACCTGGTCGTCGCCTCCGGTGATCTGGTGCTGACCGAGGCACCGGACGGCTCCCGGACCGGCACGGTGACCGTGCGCATCCGCAACGGGGCCACGGGTCCCGCCGCCTATGTGGGGCTGCGGCTCGGCCTGCCGGCGGCGATCCGCCCGGACGGCGACGGCTGGGCGGCGTGCCGCAACGACCCGGCAACGACCGGGGAGCCGGTCACCTGCGATTTGAACCGGCTCGAAGGCGGCAAGGAGCTCCGGCTCACGCTGGGCTTTCGGGTGGCGGCGGGTGCCACCGTCGGTACCGGCAAGGCCGACGTGGCCGCCCGGCCGATGGACGCCACCTTCGACTTCGTGGAGGAGGTCTACGAAGTAGACAACTCGGTCACGATCACGTACCGCTGAGCGGGTCAGGTCCGTCGTCGCCCGACGGCGGACCAGACCCGCGGGTCGGGCCGGCCGGCTTTACCAGGTGGGACGCTGCAATAGCCCGACGAACTCCACCAGCAGTCGTTCCCGCAATGCCGGCGAAGCGGCGTCGAGCAGCGTATTCACCACCGCCATCCGGTCCGACGACGGCGCATCCCCGCCACCGAGCCCGAGCCCGGCGGCGAGCCCGGCGACAAGTTCGGGCGTGAGCGCGTCCGGGGTCAGCGACGTCGCCAGCGCCATCAGCTCGGGCGGGAGGGCGACCGGACCGGCCGTCCGGGCCGCGGCCACCGCGTCGGTCAGGTCCGGCCCGAACTCGGCCACCCGGGGCGCGACCGCGGCGGTCACCGTGAGGTGCACGCTGGCGGGCAGGCCGTCGTACGACAGCTGGGGTTGGGTGTGCCAGCCCCGCGCGGTCAGCTCGTCGACCAGGACGAACAGGTCGGGGCCGCCTTCGGTGGCCGTGAAGCAGACCACGGTGGACTCCGGTTCGACCATCAGCCGCAGCCCGTCGACGGCGCGGATCGCGTCTGCCAGCCCGGCGACCGCGTCCCGGGTGCGGGCGGCCAGCCGCAGGTAGCCGTCGTCGCCGAGGTGCCGCAGGGTCGCGTACGCGGCGGCGATCGGCCCGCCCGAGCGGGTGGAAGCGATCACCGGGTTGATCATCGTGTAGCCGGGCCAGTCGGCGTACGCGAAGTACTGCGAGGCACGGAGCGCGGCGTCACGGTGCAGGAGCACCGACACCCCCTTCGGCGCGTACGCGTACTTGTGCAGGTCCACCGAGATCGAGGTGACCCCGGGTACCGCGAAGTCGAACGCCGGCACCGGCTCCCCGAGGCGGCGCAGGTACGGCAGGGTCCAGCCGCCGAAGCAGGCGTCCACGTGGCAGCGCACCCCGGCGTCGGCCGCCGCTGC
The window above is part of the Micromonospora sp. LH3U1 genome. Proteins encoded here:
- a CDS encoding glucose 1-dehydrogenase; translated protein: MRAVTVTPGVANSLRLVEDQPEPAAEEGSILVEALAVGICGTDHEIIAGEYGEAPPGADRLVIGHESLGRVLEDPTGTLQPGDLVAGVVRYPDPVPCSNCAVGEWDMCRNGQFTEHGIKGLAGFARDRWRLPPRFAVGLDPALSQVGVLLEPTSVVAKAWDHIERIGHRAEWQPRTVLVTGAGPIGLLAALLATQRGLAVHVLDRATEGPKPELVAALGATYHSVPVNELPFEPDVVVECTGAPTVVLDVMCKAAPTGIVCLAGVSSGGRSIDFDAGALNRALVLENNVVFGSVNANRRHWDLAADALTRADQGWLGSLITRRVPVEAYADAYTAGPDDIKVVLEFAS
- a CDS encoding DUF2252 domain-containing protein, with the translated sequence MSSSVDQRSAHIVDVLTEEFGASMAIDPAAFRRKFRKMAASPFAFYRGSAALFYADQLGDFADDRFLDERTSRVWIHGDLHAENFGTYMNASGQLVFNVNDFDEAYVGPFTWDLRRLAASVALLGYGKALSDTAIGDLVAGFARSYLTELRAIAAGGDDAIGSITLDNADGVLRRVLQQARLNTRVDLLAAQTTIDNYERRFSIGDGVFEIDDATRDMVRAAFQDYLGTLPTASMQLRPVAARIKDVVLRKGVGIGSAGLPSYNLLLEGHTQALENDVVIYMKQAQVPAVARYVTDESVRGYFQHQGHRTAESQRALQAHADPWLGFTELNGAGQLVAEVSPYAADLDWSDVNEPEELTGVLVDLGRAVARMHSVADDESSHDLVDYSTEEAIVAAVDTDEPGFVAHLVDFAHAYGVRARQDHQLFVDLFRNGRLPGI
- a CDS encoding NADH-quinone oxidoreductase subunit B, yielding MQLPAVLGEPIRFVLNWGRRYSLWVFNFGLACCAIEFIATSMGRHDFIRLGVIPFAHGPRQADLMVVSGTVTDKMAPAIKRLYDQMPEPKYVISFGACSNCGGPYWDSYSVTKGVDQLIPVDVYVPGCPPRPEALLHGILRLQEKIAAEQSGIGGVPQRDVLAAPLDAPPREASAPRSVDSLTAPPVRPPTAS
- a CDS encoding RNA polymerase sigma factor, which translates into the protein MTAMTGARANEPPGATAAATGEHAATVSFDDFYHAHFRNVTTQLGAYMGDLSQAQDLAQEAFCRALARWDRLARYDDPVAWVRQVAWNLARSRWRRLRTARNHLLRQRRTEAAMAGPTPDRVAIDAALARLPANHRRAVILHYLADLSVNEIASQEGVAEGTVKSWLHRGRLALAGLLDESIEGVGNV
- a CDS encoding pyridoxal phosphate-dependent decarboxylase family protein; translated protein: MIDESRVEAGALPAAGVPAERVLAEVRQLRAADRPTHGGRLFAYVYDPAVPGLDELAAAAHRESAHVNGLDPTAFPSLLAMENALVGAAGRVLGGGPGTTAPDVVGSVTSGGTESLILAVKTARDAHPEIAAPRIVVPSSAHAAFAKAAHYLRVALDVVPVSPDTLRPDPAAMAAAIRPETVLVACSAPSYAHGVVDPVAEIAAAAADAGVRCHVDACFGGWTLPYLRRLGEPVPAFDFAVPGVTSISVDLHKYAYAPKGVSVLLHRDAALRASQYFAYADWPGYTMINPVIASTRSGGPIAAAYATLRHLGDDGYLRLAARTRDAVAGLADAIRAVDGLRLMVEPESTVVCFTATEGGPDLFVLVDELTARGWHTQPQLSYDGLPASVHLTVTAAVAPRVAEFGPDLTDAVAAARTAGPVALPPELMALATSLTPDALTPELVAGLAAGLGLGGGDAPSSDRMAVVNTLLDAASPALRERLLVEFVGLLQRPTW